The sequence CCAAGCTCCAAACCAGCTACCATTCACTGCAGACAGTCGACGGGCATATGCCAAGTCAAACAGTTTCTTACTTAGGCCACCCTTCGCATCCACCTGAAGTGTTAAGAAAGTTTAACAATGAACCAACCAACCTATCAGAGAAAAGGTGTCACCCAAAAACAGATGCATCCATGCATGTATGTGTTTCCACTCACATGCATGCACAGGCATATCTAACCTTCTTGCGCACACCATCTCGAACACGATCAAGTATTGCTGGGACAGCTGCCATCACAGTCGGCCTCAAGACAGTGGCATCCCCCTTTGTTCCCCTTTTGATCTTGTTTGATGTATCTGTAAGTGTCAAAGGGGTTCCATATCCTATAGCGCTTCCAACACCCGCTACTATGTTCTGTAACATGAATAGTGAAATATGTCACAACATGCTGAAAGGAATCATATATAGGTAGACGTGAGTGTGTTCCTGCATTCATCTCAATGTGCAAGCTTGCATTCTAATGTGCTAGGAAAGAGACAGAGATAAAGCTAAAGTGGTAGTGCACATTAATATACAAAAGGTTTATACCTCAGCAGCTAATTCAAGTATATGAGCCAATGGTAGATATGCTAGATAAACATCCTTGCTCTCAAGGCCAGGAACAATTTTCCTGACTGAAGAAACTACGGCTAGGACATTAGCATGTGTCATCATCACACCCTGTCCAATTGACATAAAGGGAGTGGTTAAGTGCTATGTATATTCAAATATAGCGTCAAATTtccaaatattttgaaatagaAAGGTTGAAAGCACAGGAAAAGTTTCAAGCTTGTAGTTATATAACATATAAAAGCATGCTCCAAACCTTAGGCAACCCAGTACTCCCACTTGTGTACATTATCACTGCAATGTCATTTGGTAGAGGTAAATCAGCATCAATGGGCTTTTCTTGGCCAAGTTTCTCCACATTAGAAAGTGAGATGATTGTCCAGCGACCGCTCTGCTCTAATGATGATGCACTAGATGGAATTTCATCATCCATACAAATCACACGTTTAACTGTGTCAAGTTGTTCGCTGATGTCTGCAAGTTTCTTCAGTTCGTTTTTCCCACAAATGACAGTTGAAACCTCAGTCTGACGAGGAAAACACGTAACATTAACATCAAACAATAAGGTAAAATATAAGCAAAGTAGATGTCTAAACATCCCTAAAGAAGATCTGAATTTAACAAATGATGATTCGTACTTGAATAAAGTACATAATAGCAAACATCAAGAGTTGGTTGAGAAAAGTTTACAAATAAATGCAAATTCGTACTTCATTTAATGAGTGACAAAGAGCCTCTTCTCCCAAAGATGAATATATAGTAACCACAGTAACATTCCTCCTAAAGCAACCCTGATACAAAGAAAAACCCATCAATCAAACTGTTTTATCCATAAACAGGATTTTAGCCaatcaaaacaataaaagaaacatcaaGTCAACCTGCAATGCAATAAACCATTCAGCTCTAGTATCAGCAAAAATCGCAACGCGTTCATTCCTTAGATGGCCAATTGATGTTAACCCAGAAGCAAAGTTTGAAACTTTATCAAACACTTGGGCATAAGTCAACCATTCATACTCTCCTAAATGCAGTTTCTCAAAAGACCTTCCATCTCCACTAACTTCAGTTTCTTTAGAGATCAATTGCCTTGTTCCAAGCAAGAATTTATCACTATGCTTATTACAAGCATACTCAAAAAGCTGAGCAATAGTAATGACACCTTCCCATGCTGTTTCTAAAGGTGTAGAAAACCCAGCATTCCTTATCGCATAACCAGGCTCGCCACCAACATCAATTGGAACTCCACGTTTTTTAGCATTGTGTTTCGAGTTGCGAAACAGGAGAGTGACtacaagaggaacaagaactCCAACTATATACGCACTCATCTTTCAATCGGACCCAATCTGAAATCCACAACGAAAGCAAAGAGAGATTCAATTGTTAAGTTAGAATTCTAGGATATCAAATGCATGCCAGAACAAGAACAAATTCAAGaatgtaattatatttaccTTGAAAAGAAGAGTAAGCTTAATATTGAGGATTTAATCGATGACGTATAAGAGTTGAGGAGGCGGAGAAGTCGAGAGTTGTAGAAGTTGGAGTTTCAGGAGCTTTGATTGAAGCCTTTCTTTCTGTAACTCTTTTTTTTGGGTAATTTTGCCTTTGTTTTTTTGTGTAGAAAAAATACAATTGGCTACTTTCAGAACCATACATCTGTCAGTATGAGTTCAGGGGTAGTTATTATATCTGAGCCGTAGAATCAAGTGATGGAAATTGATCATGCGGTGAATGCGGTCgagatcaaaagaaaatagtagcTTGCAAGAATCGTAACcgtcaaattttttttttattgtcgGACCAGCGACGGGAAGTGTATTTTTTGctgtatattatttttctcatgtatttttttggtttgaaAGGCTGAAAAAGTCGACTGTTAAAGGCCATGTTTTGGGAAAATCCCAAAagaaattagtaaaagtaacgaagaaaaagaaagcgtaaaaaaagaattacatcATACGGATGTCATGTTTTGCTAAAAAGTCAGAAATTTTGCTTCACCTAACCCAGAATTAGGACTACCTCATAACTGtgttctttcctttttccatGGTAAGACGAGATCAACCGTTTTTTCTTATTCGCAGTAGCTATCagtaaaacataatttattttattattaatactattatcaataaaatataatttactttgtcaaaaaataaatcatcatGTCGTATCTCAGAAGGAAAAATCAAGAGAGGCCATAATAATAGCTTCAAAACTTGATCATCATCCTTCTCCAAATTTATAATGTTCTGTAAATTTAGTCAAATGTAGGGATAAGATTTACAgcttatttttcataaacaaattattttattattattattattattattatggtggTATTTACCAGATGAAGTCAGCATCTGATAAGCGTAAGCAGACTTTTCCACATGCTTTGTTGTCCATCTCCTCTGCAACATTATACATGATGACGCACTAGAAAATCTTACTGCTATAATGATTCTGACGTATTCCAGTAGCTGTATGAATAGGCCCGCCCTGCACAGATCCATTTGGTTGTGGCCCAAAGAGCCGAAAAGTGCCTGCTAGCAACCATCGTATCATTTGCAAATTGCAttccatattttatttaaacaatCCACAAACTTAAATAACAAACCTTTATTTTCTactctcttctcttctcttctcttctcttctctcaACACGTGGCAAATTACCTATGACAGCTCAgaacatattaaaaacaatTACCACGAGGAAAAACAAGATAATGATACAAGCTTTGCTGTAAATGTTTAGTTCGGGGGTGATCTCCCATCGGTTGTGTTTGTATCTTGAGGTTGTGGATTTCCATGGGTTGCTGCCCCGGAAAACATGCCCATCATTGATCTCAAAGCTCCTCTTAGTTCCTCAGGCACATTTTCTCCAAGATTCAAGTTGATATTCCCACCTAGTCTTACTTCTGGGTCTTCAGATCCATTAACGTTCCTATCTTCCCCTTGTCTCTCTTGAGGGTGCTCTCCCGTGAATTGAGCAGCCATGTTGCGGAACATGTTTGCAAAATCAACTGGAATGCCATTCATGTTGAATGGCATGGATGTAAACTCGTTATTAGGTTCTTGACCAGAGAAATTCATCTGCACATAGTAGGATAAACAATGATttcctaaaataaataaataaaaaagcaaaagaatgcAAAATAGGATTACAGACGGTAAATTTAGACTTCAAAAATGGGGCACATGAATACCTGAACTTATGACAACTGAATTGaatataagaagaataagaaaaccTTTCAGGCCTTCTATGGGCGCTCAGCGAGAGCCTTTATGCTAATAGTAGTCAAAACTCGAGAAGAAACCGAAAATAACCGAGTtcaataatgaaagaaaaaaatcagaaaGGAAATGTAAGTAGATAAGTTCTGGGGTTTCAACTTTCAACCGGAAGCAACTAGTGAAGATTTTCCACAACAAAATCCATGCTTTGATTGCTTTCATGTTCTTCTTTAGCACATAAGTGTAAAAAGTTTGAGTATGCTACTGATGTAAGTTAGTCTTAagaatctatttaatttttagaaaactgTATTTCAGTTATGATGACCTAAAAGTCAATTTTCAAATGGGcagaaagaataaaagtagATATAACCTGATCCCTTCCAGTCCATTGCTGctcttctttcaatttttgcTCAGCTACCTGTGTTTTAAGGATAATAATTGACATTGATTATCAAAGAATAAGAGGAggtagaaaataaagaaaagacagAGGAATCAAACCCGAATATTTTCTTTGACCGATTCATTGTGGGGATCCAGTTCTAATGCTGAAGAGAATAGAAAATGAGATATCAGATTTTTTACTGGTATTTGCATGATAGTGTCACACATTCAACAACATACCTTAATATCATTGCATCATATTCCAAAAATAAAGCATGATTAGATTCCAAAAAGAAACTATACCATAATGGCTCGCAAGCCCGCCATTTTGCTATCatgaattcaaataaaatccaTCCAAAATTGCAAGAGAATACTCATATATTCAATTAACTTTCTTTTGGGTTGAAGAATGTCAATTactatagaaaataatatggaCACAAATATTAACAGATTTAAGAATCTCAGGTGAAGCACCACTACCGATCATacatggaaaagaaaattcagcCATTAGAAATCTGGTTAACTATGTTCAGAGCATAACGGTTACGCTCAACGTTAAGAGAGTAAGAACTaaggaataaataaaatttatatacgtACATAAAATCCAATGATAACCTAAACAAAAATAACTTGCAGaatgtaaaataaagaactaGAGTGAAGCTATGCACTAGGATCCATCTATATTGCATTATATGAGCAAAACTAAAGCATGTTAAAGAATCAATGCTACACTAAcctttcctaaatcctttatCAATAGCATCCCTGTAGTTCCCTTGAGCATAATATGCTAGTCCAAGACGACTGTATGCCTTACTGTAATGTGGGTCAATTTCGATGGATTTAAGACAATCTCTGATTGCTTCAGTATACTTGTGGATCTGAGTATACGCAGCTGCCCTGTAATGGATACATCATGCTAATCAACTCAAAATTTGAATTGCCataaacaatataaaattcCCCAGTCACATCCCAGTCAAAGAATGAATGGATGGTTTTTACAAAACGGAGGTTGCAAGCATATACTTCGACATTGCAGTAGACAGCCAGAATCTTAGGTCAGTGGagtaaacaataaatatgagctattaaattaaatattcagGTGGGGTCAAAGTAAATTATAAGTGGGTCAAGTATAAACAACTTACAagcaatatttattattatttttggaagtTGATTGAAGTCAATTAACCCTACTCACCGCCAGGTGGCTGCTACGCCACTGCAGATAAAATATCTATGTTTTGTCTACACATGGCTGCTGAATGAATGATTGCGGGTTTTATTTTCAACAACATAGatcacatattttatttaaacacAACTAGTCcaataaagcaataaaaataaaatgttccCAATGTCATTGAGCAAATGTCCAATATCTTTAAGAAGGGCAAAAAAAACTTTTATCCTTGATGATTTGATAAATGTCCTCAATGTCTATTGTGTTGCTCATTCTTGACAAACTAGTTTAATGATTAAGGCTGGAATCTTTAAGAGCAAGCAACAGAGCTCAAATTCACCATTGAAAACTCCCTCACATAAATGTCAAGAGAGAAGAAGTAAACCAAAATATGTTCTTTGAAGACAATATACCAATGGTAAAAGATGGTCCAAGATGCATAAAAGTGAACAAGTAAAGATCCGACTTGAGGAGATATACAAGTTTATTAACACTCTGCAGAGTGGCATCCAAGACAAAGAAGAGTAAAGTGAACAGTCacataatacataaaataaaagataaaagcaTGAAACGAAAACTAGATTCAAATAAGCAAAACAGAAGCAATTAGATAGATGTTGTGACTCTAAAATTCTGCTGAAGTATGAAAGTACACCTGCCAAATACTTCTTACTTACAGAAGTTGAGGTAAGAGATTCACATAGTGCgagtatatttaaataattgatttgaaGTGCACCTGTTACAATAGTAAACAGCATTATTTTCACAAAGAGAAATGGCACAAGAATACAATTCAATTGCATCAGGGTATGTCTTTGACTGCATTGCCTGGTTACCTGAAAGCAAAGACAAAATGACATAACATAATCAGCCTAAAATtcagaataaattaaaatggtCCAATCAAACTTGTGCAATGATAAACTGTATCAATGCATGAAAAAGCAACCATCTCATCTCCTTGGTGTGCTATAACTCACTCAGCAAGACAGACAAAAtctagaaaaatttaaagattgcATATCCATAGCTATAATCTAGCTTAGAGAGATTTATAAATCAAAAGCATTTCAATGCATAGCGGCGGACATACTGAAATGCACCTTGTGACTTTAATGTCTCTGCCAGGCTGTTCCGGTTAAATGATTGGCATCCAGCTTTTTCCATTGCCTGATACGgtaatatcatttattttaatcaatctTTGCAATGAAATACAGCAAGGACAGTTAGCATATATATTCCCTACACATCAAACTTTGTACTAAACCAAACATACAGACATGTCTTATGGTacaaaaaagttaataaaaaactgataattatctttttaatgcaCCTAGTATATATGGGCAGCGACAAATCTAAATTACATTTAGAGCATCATGAAATAAGCGTGTTGCTTTATCCAGTTGGACAGGATCATCATTTCCATCAGGAGTTGTCTTAAAAAAGTGAATTTTCTCAAGGGCAGCACAAAATTGTCCAAAGAGTTCATCTTTGGATTCCCCTGTCAAATacattaaatcaattaatgttaaatagataaaaaactTTATAAACAACCAAAAAGGTTTAAACTGTCAAGATATCAATCGAAAACTCAAATTCAACCCTAAAGCAAAGGGGAAAGAAATGCACACAAAAGCTTAAACTTCTTAAGCAATTAGGTTTTAAACAAAACGCCTAAGAGCAGGCAATAACATTGCCATTCACCATGCTAATTCCAAAGTTTTAAACTTTTGACAATTTTCAGTCCATGGTATCTAAAGTAAGAAATTAACCACACTATAATACttcaaatgaaaacaaaatttGAAGTCATCAAAACATAGTCACTAGGACCATCAAATgtgcaaaatataaaaaatgtgtAACTAATTCTTCTATGTCAGACGATATACCATAATGTCAAACTAATCTGACATAGGAGTttattgaaaagctaaaaggTGTAATGCATGCAAGCCAATTTTATAGCATGTTCACATGAAGAATTTccagcaaagaaagaaaacaaaagtaGAAACAAGGAATTTAAAACTATCCTGATGTGAAgatatttctataaaaaagaGCATCCtaactttcttcttttcacaTTTTAATACTGAGTGCTCTGGAAATCCCATTTTAAgcatattttctaaaatcatcAATAGATAAACATTGATAACAGTCTGGCTAAAAGAAATAGGCAATCAACATGCCACTTAATACTTCATGTCCATAGATAGCCATCTGTATTATTTGATGCCTTGTTACACAAACTATTTATCTGGTGTGTGAAAATTGAATCAATACAACAAACACACACAATAAACAAgaatcaatatataattacttcaGGTGCCAAGAGAGGAAAAAGTGCTAGCCTACCCATTGTATAAGATGGTCCCATCCAATCATCACCCTGCtcaaaatgatataaaatggTTATGAATGCAAGTTAGTAAAAGCATGCATAAGCAATATGCATTATGCAATAAAAAAGCACACAAAGAAGACGCatcatagaaagaaaaaaaaaaaaattaactgcGTGGCCCaacaaataaatacaaaaggagCATCATTCTCTCTGCAACATAGCATGAATTATCtccattttttctatttcatccATTAATAATCTTACCTTCATGAAGGCATTACTAATTCACAAAGAGAAAAGTAGCCATTGAGGACTTGAGGCTACGATGATCACTTTTAGAAAACACCGGGCTTATGCTATGTTAGATAGATAAAGGTTTACCTATTAGGAAGGAGACATGGGAGCAGATCACTTGGAAAAGATAGTATGCCATATAAGTGAACGGAAGTTAAGTTTCAGATATTCATTTCCAGAATTTATGTGTCCATTTATCAGTACCATAAGTAATCAAGACCCTCATCTTCACACATGCAATTATACTTTCGCAAGGATTCAAATAAGCTCTCACTAATGCCAAAGAAATGCATGCCAGAGCAACACAAACACATTGCATATGTACACAAGAACCACCAGTTATACAGACTAAAAAAGCAGAATATGCTTAAACATACATAGGAATATATTGTAAAGTATGATGACGAAAATGAAGATGGTGAAGTATGTTatgcaaataaaagaaacatgtaGGAAAAGCAGAACCTGCTTGTGAGATTCCAGTGAAAGATTAACATCACCAACATTCTGGGCATGGGATAAATTAGGAGAATTAACTGGAGTAGGTCCACGACTCAAATCTGAATTAATCTTTTGATCTGCATTTCCGTC is a genomic window of Ricinus communis isolate WT05 ecotype wild-type chromosome 2, ASM1957865v1, whole genome shotgun sequence containing:
- the LOC8274120 gene encoding long chain acyl-CoA synthetase 9, chloroplastic; this translates as MSAYIVGVLVPLVVTLLFRNSKHNAKKRGVPIDVGGEPGYAIRNAGFSTPLETAWEGVITIAQLFEYACNKHSDKFLLGTRQLISKETEVSGDGRSFEKLHLGEYEWLTYAQVFDKVSNFASGLTSIGHLRNERVAIFADTRAEWFIALQGCFRRNVTVVTIYSSLGEEALCHSLNETEVSTVICGKNELKKLADISEQLDTVKRVICMDDEIPSSASSLEQSGRWTIISLSNVEKLGQEKPIDADLPLPNDIAVIMYTSGSTGLPKGVMMTHANVLAVVSSVRKIVPGLESKDVYLAYLPLAHILELAAENIVAGVGSAIGYGTPLTLTDTSNKIKRGTKGDATVLRPTVMAAVPAILDRVRDGVRKKVDAKGGLSKKLFDLAYARRLSAVNGSWFGAWGLELVLWNFLVFRKVRAVLGGRVRFLLSGGAPLSADTQRFINICLGAPIGQGYGLTETCAGGTFSEFDDSSVGRVGNPLPCTYIKLIDWPEGGYLISDSPMPRGEIVIGGPSVTVGYFKNEEKTREVYKVDERGMRWFYTGDIGRFHADGCLEIIDRKKDIVKLQHGEYVSLGKVEAALSVCPYVDNMMLHADPFHMYCVALVVAAQPALEEWASKQGIAYANFAELCEKNETKKEVQASLLKDAKKARLEKFEIPAKIKLLSDPWTPESGLVTAALKLKREAVRKAFSYELSKLYQ
- the LOC8274118 gene encoding small glutamine-rich tetratricopeptide repeat-containing protein 2 — translated: MANLKTDSPLSRRIVRAFFDFLDSVQPAPGVDLEGLDVARECLNEVFKIDSTAADDSIKPGLLIDLFRSLDGNADQKINSDLSRGPTPVNSPNLSHAQNVGDVNLSLESHKQGDDWMGPSYTMGESKDELFGQFCAALEKIHFFKTTPDGNDDPVQLDKATRLFHDALNAMEKAGCQSFNRNSLAETLKSQGNQAMQSKTYPDAIELYSCAISLCENNAVYYCNRAAAYTQIHKYTEAIRDCLKSIEIDPHYSKAYSRLGLAYYAQGNYRDAIDKGFRKALELDPHNESVKENIRVAEQKLKEEQQWTGRDQMNFSGQEPNNEFTSMPFNMNGIPVDFANMFRNMAAQFTGEHPQERQGEDRNVNGSEDPEVRLGGNINLNLGENVPEELRGALRSMMGMFSGAATHGNPQPQDTNTTDGRSPPN